In Pseudoxanthobacter soli DSM 19599, a single window of DNA contains:
- a CDS encoding universal stress protein has translation MTYLVGYAPDRSGGDALALGRMLAASGDVDLTVCMVVPETWGYPSPANVEAEYKAFLDAYSAKALKKARAALGPDVPATFIARAARTAALGLSQVANDISAEFIVLGSARDGRTMRCSLGSVAAGVLALTDRPVVLAPRTFKQNAAQRLRRITCAYTDDGEGHRTLATAVDLSLRHGVPLRLVTFVVRDKQMYPTSAGYDVENIVSNAWRVQAVEAQQRALEDLPDGIEAFATIGDGPDWKRAIAATGWIEGEVLVAGSHHMGTVSGFVFGTAFTRLLRYATVPLVAVP, from the coding sequence ATGACATATCTCGTCGGCTACGCGCCCGACCGAAGCGGCGGCGATGCCCTCGCCCTCGGACGCATGCTCGCCGCCAGCGGCGACGTTGACCTGACGGTGTGCATGGTGGTGCCGGAAACCTGGGGCTATCCCTCGCCGGCCAATGTCGAGGCGGAGTACAAGGCGTTTCTCGACGCCTATTCCGCCAAGGCCCTGAAGAAGGCCCGCGCCGCCCTCGGGCCGGACGTTCCGGCCACGTTCATCGCGCGGGCTGCAAGGACTGCGGCGCTCGGCCTTTCGCAAGTCGCCAACGACATCTCGGCAGAGTTCATCGTGCTCGGCTCGGCTCGGGACGGCCGCACCATGCGCTGCTCGCTCGGGTCCGTCGCCGCCGGAGTGCTCGCGCTGACCGACCGGCCGGTCGTCCTCGCACCGCGCACGTTCAAGCAGAACGCCGCGCAACGGCTGCGGCGCATTACCTGCGCCTATACCGACGACGGCGAGGGCCATCGTACTCTCGCCACGGCGGTCGATCTCAGCCTCAGGCACGGAGTGCCGCTGCGCCTCGTCACCTTCGTGGTGCGCGACAAGCAGATGTACCCGACCTCGGCCGGCTATGACGTGGAGAACATCGTCTCGAACGCCTGGCGCGTTCAGGCCGTCGAAGCGCAGCAGCGCGCGCTGGAGGATTTGCCCGACGGCATCGAGGCCTTCGCCACCATCGGCGACGGGCCCGACTGGAAGCGGGCCATCGCGGCGACCGGCTGGATCGAGGGCGAGGTTCTCGTCGCCGGCTCCCACCACATGGGAACGGTGTCGGGCTTCGTGTTCGGCACCGCGTTCACGCGGCTGCTGCGCTACGCGACGGTGCCGCTCGTCGCTGTACCCTGA
- a CDS encoding amino acid permease: MSSVDSFGSSLFRCKPVRSLVEESDGSSAHGGAHLERSIGLFQLVMLGVGATIGTGIFVALTAAVPEAGPGVLVSFMVAGITAALTALCYAEIASTIPVSGSSYSYAYATLGEFVAFVVGACLLLEYAVSASAIAVGWGQYLNELFLDIFGWQMPDAISQPPGAGGYFNLPAVILVTMCMLLLLRGARESTTINAILVVVKLGVLALFVVVALTAFKADNLTPFTPKGWLGVGAAASTIFFSYIGIDAVSTAGEEVKNPAKTLPLGIIISLLLVTAAYVLVAFAAIGAQPWTEFAGQDAGLAVIMRNVTGSDWPSLVLCVGAIISIFSVTLVVMYGQTRILFAMSRDGLLPKLFQKVNPRTMTPTYNTYIVAVFIAVLAAMIPLDVLANLTSMGTLIAFAVVSLGVIILRRTRPDLPRGFRVPLFPVIPIISVCFCVYLIIELPWDTYALFAVWLTGAMIIYFGYSHRNSVLGRSGQ; encoded by the coding sequence ATGAGTTCGGTGGATTCGTTCGGCAGCAGCCTCTTCCGCTGCAAGCCTGTTCGCTCGCTGGTAGAGGAGTCGGACGGCAGTTCCGCCCACGGCGGCGCTCATCTGGAGCGCTCGATCGGGCTTTTCCAACTCGTCATGCTTGGCGTCGGCGCCACGATCGGCACCGGTATCTTCGTCGCGCTGACGGCCGCGGTTCCGGAGGCCGGACCGGGCGTCCTCGTCTCGTTCATGGTCGCGGGCATTACCGCGGCGCTGACGGCGCTCTGCTATGCCGAGATCGCCTCGACGATCCCCGTCTCCGGCTCGTCTTATTCCTACGCCTACGCCACGCTCGGCGAGTTCGTCGCCTTCGTGGTGGGCGCGTGCCTGCTGCTCGAATACGCGGTCTCGGCGTCCGCGATCGCGGTCGGCTGGGGGCAGTATCTGAACGAGCTGTTCCTCGACATCTTCGGCTGGCAGATGCCGGACGCCATCAGTCAGCCGCCCGGTGCCGGCGGCTATTTCAACCTGCCCGCGGTGATCCTGGTCACGATGTGCATGCTGCTGCTGCTGCGCGGCGCTCGCGAATCGACCACCATCAACGCGATCCTCGTGGTGGTGAAGCTCGGCGTGCTGGCGCTGTTCGTGGTGGTGGCGCTCACGGCCTTCAAGGCCGACAACCTCACGCCATTCACGCCGAAGGGCTGGCTCGGCGTCGGCGCTGCCGCTTCCACCATCTTCTTCTCCTATATCGGCATCGATGCGGTCTCGACGGCGGGCGAAGAGGTGAAGAACCCGGCGAAGACGCTACCGCTCGGCATCATCATCTCGCTGCTGCTGGTGACGGCCGCCTATGTGCTGGTCGCGTTCGCCGCCATCGGCGCGCAGCCCTGGACCGAGTTCGCCGGACAGGATGCCGGCCTCGCGGTCATCATGCGCAACGTCACCGGCTCGGACTGGCCGTCGCTGGTGCTTTGCGTGGGCGCCATCATTTCCATCTTCAGCGTGACGCTGGTGGTGATGTACGGCCAGACCCGCATCCTGTTCGCCATGAGCCGCGACGGCCTGTTGCCGAAGCTGTTCCAGAAGGTGAACCCACGGACAATGACGCCCACCTACAACACCTATATCGTGGCCGTCTTCATCGCCGTACTGGCCGCGATGATCCCGCTCGACGTGCTCGCCAATCTGACGAGCATGGGCACTCTGATTGCCTTCGCAGTGGTTTCGCTCGGTGTCATCATCCTGCGCCGCACGCGGCCGGATCTGCCGCGGGGCTTCCGCGTGCCGCTGTTCCCGGTGATTCCGATCATCAGCGTCTGTTTCTGCGTCTATCTGATCATCGAACTGCCCTGGGACACCTACGCCCTGTTTGCCGTGTGGCTCACGGGGGCGATGATCATCTATTTCGGCTATTCTCACCGGAATTCGGTGCTCGGCCGCAGCGGGCAATAA
- a CDS encoding methyl-accepting chemotaxis protein: MSSAASIVHVPPASSEVEHAGAGIQPAAPGKTLARRLGSLSIRTRIAALSILWFVGLVVVVGSYMVGEQEIARAVADDAAYSTVARSALVMGRSTAGTIAAVRAYLADPSQEAAAAAQARFAEINTAVAALRANLAAVGDAGQEVETLAKMIATAGPLFGELVQKDKEIGFDGQSGLWGQMDAASAALAKDVKKVPGGLFGPDGIKVGAALAQMDLARAQYALTFNDISSGNFVAASSRLTRAVDRIDMDEAIKNSLKTSTEAYGKAFEDYSKLVATRMPLVETVLLTFDVADPSANAILERARAGADLARARLAEVRSWITVALAVCIVAIVAGGAACSFLISTGITRPLGRLRGAMAALAAGQLAPVPETERGDELGEMARAVAVFRDNEASRRELEASQAEESAAKAERQAEIDRLIGEFRAGATALIASVGNTMTEMRTTAEALGRVAVETEGKTRTVADASEEASHNVNTVASATEELVASIEEIATQVSRTTEVVEAATEGAQETDATIGRLAESASRIGDVVSLIQAIAGQTNLLALNATIEAARAGEAGKGFAVVASEVKQLAGQTAKATEEIARQVAEIQRETADAVAAISAISERIHEVQRFSAAVSATMEQQRAATAEISTNVLRASEGTVLVSDGVAGVANSVSETRRSATDVERASGHVDQRTADLGRTIEDFLLRVAAA, from the coding sequence ATGTCGTCTGCCGCATCCATCGTCCACGTGCCGCCTGCGTCAAGCGAAGTCGAACATGCGGGGGCGGGCATACAGCCGGCAGCGCCGGGTAAGACGCTCGCGCGGAGGCTCGGTTCGCTGTCGATCCGCACACGGATTGCCGCTCTCTCTATTCTCTGGTTTGTCGGGCTCGTGGTGGTAGTCGGAAGCTACATGGTCGGCGAGCAGGAGATCGCACGCGCGGTCGCAGACGATGCTGCCTACAGCACGGTCGCCCGCTCCGCGCTGGTGATGGGCCGATCGACGGCCGGCACGATCGCCGCGGTCAGGGCCTATCTCGCGGATCCGAGCCAGGAAGCAGCCGCGGCGGCGCAGGCGCGGTTCGCGGAGATCAACACCGCGGTGGCCGCCCTGCGCGCCAACCTCGCCGCCGTCGGCGATGCCGGCCAGGAGGTCGAGACGCTCGCGAAGATGATCGCGACCGCGGGACCGCTGTTCGGCGAGCTGGTGCAGAAGGACAAGGAAATCGGCTTCGATGGCCAGAGCGGCCTCTGGGGGCAGATGGACGCCGCCTCGGCCGCGCTCGCGAAGGACGTCAAGAAAGTTCCGGGCGGCCTGTTCGGCCCGGATGGCATCAAGGTCGGCGCCGCTCTTGCGCAAATGGATTTGGCCCGCGCCCAGTACGCCCTGACCTTCAACGACATCAGCAGCGGCAATTTCGTCGCGGCCTCGAGCCGGCTGACCCGCGCCGTCGACCGCATCGACATGGACGAGGCCATCAAGAACAGCCTCAAGACCTCGACCGAAGCCTACGGCAAGGCATTCGAGGATTATTCGAAGCTCGTCGCCACGCGGATGCCGCTCGTCGAAACCGTGCTGCTCACCTTCGATGTCGCCGACCCCTCCGCCAACGCGATTCTGGAGCGTGCTCGCGCGGGCGCGGATTTGGCGCGGGCACGGCTCGCCGAGGTGCGCTCCTGGATCACGGTCGCGCTTGCCGTCTGCATCGTCGCGATCGTCGCCGGCGGCGCCGCGTGCTCGTTCCTGATCTCGACCGGCATCACCCGTCCACTCGGCCGGCTTCGCGGCGCGATGGCCGCGCTTGCCGCTGGCCAGCTCGCCCCGGTGCCGGAGACCGAACGGGGCGACGAACTCGGCGAGATGGCGCGCGCGGTCGCCGTGTTTCGCGACAACGAGGCGAGCCGCCGCGAACTCGAGGCCTCGCAGGCAGAGGAGAGCGCCGCAAAGGCCGAGCGACAGGCGGAGATCGATCGGCTGATCGGCGAGTTCCGCGCCGGTGCCACCGCCCTGATCGCCTCGGTCGGCAACACGATGACGGAGATGCGAACCACCGCTGAGGCGCTCGGCCGCGTTGCCGTGGAAACCGAGGGCAAGACCCGCACCGTCGCGGACGCATCCGAGGAGGCCTCTCACAACGTCAACACCGTCGCCAGCGCGACGGAGGAACTGGTCGCCTCCATCGAGGAGATCGCGACCCAGGTCTCACGCACGACGGAGGTCGTCGAAGCGGCCACGGAGGGGGCTCAGGAGACCGACGCCACGATCGGCCGGCTGGCGGAATCCGCCTCGCGCATCGGCGACGTCGTCAGCCTGATCCAGGCGATCGCCGGTCAGACCAACCTTCTCGCTCTCAATGCGACCATCGAGGCCGCCCGGGCGGGCGAGGCGGGCAAGGGCTTCGCCGTTGTGGCGAGCGAGGTGAAGCAACTCGCCGGCCAGACGGCCAAGGCGACTGAGGAGATCGCCCGGCAGGTGGCCGAGATCCAGCGCGAGACGGCCGACGCCGTCGCCGCGATCTCGGCGATCTCCGAGCGGATTCACGAGGTGCAGCGTTTCTCTGCCGCCGTCAGCGCCACCATGGAGCAGCAGCGCGCGGCGACGGCGGAAATCAGCACCAATGTACTGAGGGCATCGGAAGGCACGGTGCTCGTCTCGGACGGGGTGGCGGGTGTCGCGAACTCCGTCTCGGAAACCCGTCGCTCGGCGACCGACGTCGAACGCGCGTCGGGCCACGTCGACCAGCGCACCGCCGATCTCGGCCGCACCATCGAGGATTTCCTGCTTCGGGTCGCCGCCGCCTGA
- a CDS encoding succinylglutamate desuccinylase/aspartoacylase family protein, whose product MTDIAPNPTTRTEIELPVTSPGTRRALTVLRFGTPGARPKAYLQAGLHADEFPGMLTLRHLAARLGEAAARGEIVGEIVVVPVANPIGLGQQINGFLLGRYDFATAGNYNRDYPDLAALIGSSLDGQLGDDEASNVAAIRAAMAEALAGLTPATAVDVLRHHLLTLAHDADFVLDLHADNEAALHLYVGTPLWPSALDLASEIDARAVLLAEISGGNPFDEACGGLWWALAKRYPGLPIPPACLSATIELRSNDDVDDRLAEDDARALYRFLERRGVISGSGGTLPKLLCEATPLEAMQQIKSPAAGVVCYRRRLGEFIYLGEIVADVIDPLGESVPVAAATDGVLFARHSQTYAWPGKVIGKIAGAVPLADRKGKLLTD is encoded by the coding sequence ATGACCGACATCGCCCCCAATCCCACGACCCGGACGGAAATCGAGCTGCCGGTCACCTCGCCCGGCACGCGCAGGGCCTTGACCGTGCTGCGCTTCGGCACCCCGGGCGCACGGCCGAAGGCCTATCTGCAGGCCGGGCTGCACGCCGACGAGTTCCCGGGCATGCTGACCCTGCGCCATCTCGCCGCGCGCCTCGGTGAAGCCGCCGCGCGCGGCGAAATCGTAGGAGAGATCGTGGTGGTGCCGGTGGCCAATCCGATCGGGCTCGGCCAGCAGATCAATGGCTTCCTGCTCGGGCGATACGACTTCGCGACCGCCGGCAACTACAACCGCGACTATCCGGACCTCGCCGCACTGATCGGGTCCTCGCTCGACGGCCAACTCGGCGACGATGAAGCATCCAACGTGGCGGCGATTCGCGCGGCGATGGCCGAGGCGCTGGCGGGCCTCACGCCAGCGACCGCCGTCGACGTGCTCCGCCACCACCTGCTGACGCTCGCGCACGATGCCGATTTCGTGCTCGACCTTCACGCCGACAACGAAGCGGCGCTGCACCTTTATGTCGGCACGCCGCTGTGGCCTTCGGCGCTCGACCTTGCGAGCGAGATCGACGCCCGGGCCGTCCTTCTCGCCGAGATTTCCGGCGGCAACCCGTTCGACGAGGCCTGCGGAGGTCTATGGTGGGCGCTCGCGAAGCGCTATCCCGGCCTGCCGATCCCGCCGGCCTGCCTGTCCGCCACCATCGAGCTGCGCTCCAACGACGACGTGGACGACCGGCTGGCGGAGGACGACGCCCGCGCGCTTTACCGCTTCCTGGAGCGGCGCGGCGTCATTTCCGGAAGCGGCGGCACGCTGCCGAAGCTTCTCTGCGAGGCGACGCCGCTCGAGGCGATGCAGCAGATCAAGTCGCCCGCCGCCGGCGTGGTTTGCTACCGCCGCCGCCTCGGCGAGTTCATCTACCTCGGTGAGATCGTCGCCGACGTCATCGACCCCCTCGGGGAATCGGTCCCCGTCGCAGCGGCGACCGACGGCGTGCTGTTCGCCCGCCACAGCCAGACCTATGCCTGGCCGGGCAAGGTGATCGGCAAAATCGCAGGCGCCGTGCCCCTGGCGGACCGAAAAGGCAAGCTGCTAACGGATTGA
- the cphA gene encoding cyanophycin synthetase: MDIVSTSAYVGPNVYAKLPLIRLTVDLRHRSTASVASYGESVLETLTKLLPGLATDKLPDGSLWLDRARTAEDCGLGELIAHVALNLQRLVGSPTAFAQAIPVPDSDDVEVLFGYESDEIGLEAGDLACDILIELVAPRESDDEAYDFDGEIARFVRFAQRRSLGPSAMELVRSAEARDIPWFRLNDASLIQVGQGKYQRRIEAALTSMTSHIAVEIASDKNVCNKILQDLGLPVPQQRLVYDADEAISAARRIGYPVVVKPLDGNHGRGVTVNVTTDEGVEAAYAIADEEGSAVVVESMILGEDHRLLVVNGELVAAARRVPGHVVGDGTRTIAELVEIVNQDPRRGVGHENVLTKLELDEQAFRLLGEKNYTVESVPPEGEVVYLRKTANISTGGTAVDVTDTIHPDNKIMAERAIKAVGLDLGAVDFLTTDITQSYRDTGGAICEINAGPGLRMHISPSEGKPRDVGGKVMEMLFPPGTQSRIPIAALTGTNGKTTCARMLAHILKMAGHVVGQTSTDAVYIDGNVTVKGDMTGPVSAKMVLRDPSVDIAVLETARGGIVRSGLGYMYCDVGAVLNVTSDHLGLGGVDTLDGLAEVKRVVAEVTRDTVVLNADNEYTLKMASYSPAKNITYVTRNPEHTLVREHIRLGKRAFVLEQGLNGDQIVIYENGTQIPLIWTHLIPATIEGKAIHNVENAMFAAAMAFALGKTLDQIRNGLRTFDNTFFQSPGRMNVFDEHGFRVILDYGHNEAAVGAMVDLVERLKPRGKRIVCVTCPGDRRNEDVTAIAAKVAGKFDTYICHRDDNVRGRAPDEIPQLMRAALIELGVPESAIQIVPEEIEAVDTALKMARRDDLVLIFCEGITRCWKKIIYFKPEGGDEADAQTGQRPVEIAFDVPEGYRIVTDERGVLLAPLA, encoded by the coding sequence ATGGATATCGTCTCGACTTCCGCCTATGTCGGCCCGAATGTGTATGCAAAGCTGCCGCTGATCCGCCTCACGGTGGACCTTCGGCACCGGTCGACAGCCTCCGTCGCGAGCTACGGCGAGAGCGTTCTTGAGACGCTGACCAAGCTGCTGCCCGGTCTCGCCACCGACAAGCTGCCCGATGGCAGCCTGTGGCTCGACCGCGCGCGCACGGCGGAGGATTGCGGTCTCGGCGAACTCATCGCCCATGTCGCGCTCAACCTGCAGCGACTGGTGGGTTCGCCGACGGCGTTCGCCCAGGCGATCCCGGTTCCCGATTCAGACGATGTCGAGGTGCTGTTCGGCTACGAATCCGACGAGATCGGCCTGGAGGCCGGGGACCTCGCCTGCGATATCCTCATCGAACTGGTGGCGCCGCGGGAGTCCGACGACGAGGCCTACGATTTCGACGGCGAGATCGCGCGCTTCGTCCGCTTCGCCCAGCGCCGCTCGCTCGGTCCGTCGGCGATGGAACTTGTCCGTTCGGCCGAAGCCCGTGACATCCCGTGGTTCCGCCTGAACGACGCGAGCCTCATCCAGGTCGGCCAGGGCAAGTACCAGCGGCGCATCGAGGCCGCGCTCACGAGCATGACCTCGCACATCGCCGTCGAGATCGCCTCGGACAAGAACGTCTGCAACAAGATCCTCCAGGATCTCGGCCTGCCGGTGCCGCAGCAGCGGCTGGTTTATGATGCCGACGAAGCGATCTCGGCCGCCCGCCGCATCGGCTATCCGGTCGTCGTGAAGCCGCTCGACGGCAACCACGGCCGCGGCGTGACCGTCAACGTCACCACCGACGAGGGCGTCGAGGCCGCCTACGCGATCGCCGACGAGGAAGGCTCCGCTGTCGTCGTCGAAAGCATGATCCTCGGTGAGGACCATCGCCTGCTGGTGGTGAACGGCGAACTCGTCGCCGCGGCACGCCGCGTGCCCGGCCACGTCGTCGGCGATGGTACCCGCACGATTGCCGAACTCGTCGAGATCGTGAACCAGGATCCTCGGCGCGGTGTTGGCCACGAGAACGTGCTGACCAAGCTCGAACTCGACGAACAGGCGTTCCGCCTCCTCGGCGAGAAGAACTACACGGTTGAGAGCGTGCCGCCGGAAGGCGAGGTCGTCTATCTGCGCAAGACCGCCAACATCTCCACCGGCGGCACCGCGGTCGACGTGACCGACACCATCCATCCCGACAACAAGATCATGGCCGAGCGCGCCATCAAGGCCGTCGGCCTCGATCTCGGCGCGGTGGATTTCCTGACGACCGACATCACCCAGAGCTACCGCGACACCGGCGGCGCCATCTGTGAGATCAATGCCGGCCCGGGCCTGCGCATGCACATCTCGCCCTCCGAGGGCAAGCCGCGTGACGTCGGCGGCAAGGTCATGGAGATGCTGTTCCCGCCGGGAACCCAGAGCCGCATTCCGATCGCGGCGCTGACCGGCACCAACGGCAAGACCACTTGCGCCCGTATGCTCGCCCACATCCTGAAAATGGCCGGCCACGTGGTGGGCCAGACCTCGACGGATGCCGTCTATATCGACGGCAACGTAACGGTGAAGGGCGATATGACCGGCCCGGTGTCGGCCAAGATGGTGCTGCGCGATCCTTCGGTCGACATCGCGGTGCTCGAGACGGCGCGCGGCGGCATCGTCCGGTCCGGCCTCGGCTACATGTATTGCGATGTCGGCGCGGTGCTGAACGTCACCTCCGACCATCTCGGCCTCGGCGGCGTCGACACGCTCGACGGGCTCGCGGAGGTCAAGCGCGTGGTGGCCGAGGTCACCCGCGACACCGTGGTTCTCAATGCCGACAACGAATATACGCTGAAGATGGCGTCCTATTCGCCGGCCAAGAACATCACCTACGTGACGCGCAATCCCGAGCACACGCTGGTGCGCGAGCACATCCGCCTCGGCAAGCGCGCCTTCGTGCTGGAGCAGGGCCTCAACGGCGACCAGATCGTCATCTACGAGAACGGCACCCAGATCCCGCTGATCTGGACCCACCTGATCCCGGCGACCATCGAGGGCAAGGCGATCCACAATGTCGAGAACGCCATGTTCGCGGCGGCGATGGCGTTCGCGCTCGGCAAGACGCTGGACCAGATCCGCAACGGTCTGCGGACGTTCGACAACACCTTCTTCCAGTCGCCCGGCCGCATGAACGTGTTCGACGAGCACGGCTTCCGCGTCATTCTCGATTACGGTCACAACGAGGCCGCCGTCGGCGCGATGGTCGATCTCGTCGAGCGGCTGAAGCCGCGCGGCAAGCGCATCGTCTGCGTCACCTGCCCGGGCGACCGGCGCAACGAGGACGTTACGGCGATCGCGGCCAAGGTGGCTGGCAAGTTCGACACCTATATCTGCCACCGCGACGACAATGTGCGTGGCCGGGCGCCGGACGAGATTCCCCAGCTGATGCGGGCCGCGCTGATCGAGCTCGGCGTGCCCGAGAGCGCGATCCAGATCGTTCCGGAGGAGATCGAGGCGGTCGATACCGCGCTGAAGATGGCGCGGCGCGATGACCTCGTGCTGATCTTCTGCGAGGGCATCACCCGCTGCTGGAAGAAGATCATCTACTTCAAGCCCGAGGGCGGGGACGAGGCCGATGCGCAGACCGGCCAGCGCCCGGTCGAGATCGCCTTCGACGTGCCTGAGGGCTACAGGATCGTTACCGACGAGCGCGGTGTGCTGCTGGCACCTCTCGCTTAA
- a CDS encoding cyanophycinase: MSILGWFSPPQSEGTRKLAVIGGRLEDGNAAIYGEMHRLAAGRILVFPTASSEPEAVGPETVQVFRAYGFEAELSPVHGAGAVAAANDPATVELVRQYGSVYFTGGNQAHIINALAPGGVETPVLAAIRAVNEAGGLVAGSSAGAAMMSSEMIVGGTSLDATVFGVTDDPEQPGMLIGKGLGFFNWGIVDQHFIKRGRLGRLIVAMAATGVQRGFGIDENTALFVDGKRARVIGEYGAFYVDMTGAESDGRGRTFENVRISYLDDGDAFDLSRFRVVPGPHKRRVRLSEIAYRAPARSQRNVFGAYTLYDLLARLVLGDPLTYTTDRATAVEPKTGMAVTVELERLRGISRTLIAIQESGLRMTAVNFRATVMSERLSAARLANRATKLSRDYGVKPGPQSRLMLLGSSPLQGDPSLMAEIVRHAQGPVGVIASASAEPHNTAESHIAALREHGIEGIDFGITIDNVERISRDKEVVEQIAALKTILIPGGNQIRLVETLLHRGEETAVLLAIARAHAAGATVIAASGAASALSGFMIAGGSSYEAFRYGVSSDTGHGGLVIQEGVGLFGAGIIDQNLFSSRRLGRLIVACAEEGVRYGFGICEDTLLIATGDNAPIEVAGRHGVVLIEIDHANLVLQSDSFVARGIKLSFARPGDRIDIASGTIQRNSPPEAASAALERLINELAAECGALRGVDGSTDHLRNKAIVMGFVASGDGTALLDVESARDDRS; encoded by the coding sequence ATGTCCATCCTTGGTTGGTTCTCCCCGCCGCAGAGCGAGGGGACGCGCAAGCTCGCCGTGATCGGCGGACGCCTGGAAGACGGCAATGCGGCGATCTACGGTGAGATGCACCGTCTCGCCGCGGGCCGCATTCTGGTGTTCCCGACCGCGTCGTCCGAACCGGAGGCCGTCGGGCCGGAGACCGTTCAGGTGTTCCGGGCCTACGGCTTCGAGGCGGAGCTTTCGCCGGTCCACGGGGCGGGGGCGGTTGCCGCCGCCAACGACCCGGCGACGGTCGAACTCGTGCGCCAGTATGGCAGCGTCTACTTCACCGGCGGCAATCAGGCCCACATCATCAATGCACTGGCGCCCGGCGGCGTCGAGACGCCCGTTCTCGCCGCCATCCGTGCGGTCAACGAGGCCGGCGGGCTCGTCGCGGGGTCGAGTGCCGGCGCAGCGATGATGTCGAGCGAGATGATCGTCGGCGGCACCTCGCTCGACGCCACCGTGTTCGGCGTCACCGACGATCCCGAACAACCGGGAATGCTGATCGGCAAGGGTCTCGGCTTCTTCAACTGGGGCATCGTCGACCAGCATTTCATCAAGCGCGGCCGGCTGGGCCGTCTGATCGTCGCGATGGCGGCAACGGGCGTTCAGCGCGGCTTTGGCATCGACGAGAACACGGCGCTGTTCGTCGACGGCAAGCGCGCCCGCGTCATCGGCGAATATGGTGCCTTCTATGTCGACATGACCGGGGCGGAGAGCGACGGTCGCGGACGAACGTTCGAGAACGTCAGGATCAGCTATCTCGATGATGGCGACGCGTTCGACCTCTCTCGTTTCCGCGTCGTGCCCGGCCCCCATAAGCGGCGCGTGCGCCTGAGCGAGATCGCCTATCGCGCGCCCGCGCGCTCGCAACGCAATGTCTTCGGCGCCTATACGCTCTATGATCTGCTCGCACGCCTCGTTCTGGGCGATCCGCTGACCTACACCACCGACCGCGCCACCGCGGTCGAGCCGAAGACGGGCATGGCGGTGACGGTCGAACTGGAGCGGCTGCGCGGAATATCGCGCACGCTGATCGCCATCCAGGAATCCGGCCTCAGGATGACGGCGGTGAACTTCCGCGCGACGGTGATGAGCGAGCGGCTCAGTGCGGCGCGGCTCGCCAACCGTGCCACGAAGCTGTCGCGCGATTACGGCGTGAAGCCGGGACCGCAATCGCGGCTGATGCTGCTCGGCTCGTCGCCGCTGCAGGGCGACCCGTCGCTGATGGCCGAGATCGTCCGTCATGCCCAGGGGCCGGTCGGCGTGATCGCCTCGGCCTCTGCGGAGCCGCACAACACCGCGGAAAGCCACATCGCCGCACTGCGGGAGCACGGTATCGAGGGCATCGATTTCGGCATTACCATCGACAATGTCGAGCGTATCTCGCGCGACAAGGAGGTGGTCGAACAGATTGCGGCGCTGAAGACGATCCTCATTCCGGGTGGAAACCAGATCCGCCTCGTCGAGACGCTCCTGCACCGGGGAGAGGAAACGGCGGTGCTGCTGGCGATCGCGCGGGCCCACGCGGCCGGCGCGACCGTGATCGCGGCGAGCGGCGCCGCGTCGGCACTGTCCGGCTTCATGATCGCGGGCGGCTCGTCCTACGAGGCGTTCCGCTACGGTGTCTCGTCGGATACCGGTCACGGCGGTCTCGTCATCCAGGAAGGCGTCGGGCTGTTCGGCGCCGGCATCATTGACCAGAACCTGTTTTCCTCCCGCCGGCTCGGGCGCCTGATCGTGGCGTGCGCGGAGGAGGGCGTGCGCTACGGATTCGGCATCTGCGAGGACACGCTGCTGATCGCGACCGGTGACAACGCGCCGATCGAGGTGGCAGGCCGTCATGGCGTCGTTCTCATCGAGATCGACCACGCCAATCTCGTGCTCCAGAGCGACAGCTTCGTCGCGCGCGGCATCAAGCTGTCGTTCGCGCGGCCGGGCGACCGCATCGACATCGCCAGTGGAACCATCCAGCGCAATTCGCCACCGGAAGCGGCATCGGCGGCGCTGGAGCGGCTGATCAATGAACTTGCTGCCGAATGCGGCGCGCTGCGCGGCGTGGACGGCTCGACCGATCACCTGCGCAACAAGGCGATCGTGATGGGCTTCGTCGCGTCCGGCGACGGCACGGCGCTGCTCGACGTGGAAAGCGCCCGCGACGACCGCTCCTAG